Within Desmodus rotundus isolate HL8 chromosome 6, HLdesRot8A.1, whole genome shotgun sequence, the genomic segment gcacatgccctgattgggaatcaaccagtgacctttcggtttgcaggccagtgctcaatccactgagccacaccagccagggcctttgctGATTAATTTCTTTGGATATGTTTGTAAGATTGGAATTCAGTTGAAAGCTTATACAGATGTTACATTTTCCATTCATATATCTAAGTAGTTTTCTGTAAGGTTTGTATCAGTATGTATTTTGATcagtttactttttcatttctaggCTTTGAAATTTTAAGCTTCTTTCAGTCTAATAGCAGACAAGtatcttcaaattttctttttattactgcttGCTGTCAATTTAggaatatttgttttctacttcctACCCAGTGATTAGAATGCCATTTATTAATCAGTCTACATCTTGTTGGTTTTTTGAGTCATGTtaataatccaataaaaatgtaaggattcccccacccccctttgaTAAGTCATCCATTATATTTCAGAAAACATACAATAACTATAGCTATAATATGCTGTTTGCATTTATATTAGTTCATAGTTTACTGTATAAAGAGCCTTGGAAGCTATTAGGTTTGTCTATGATAGGGAGATAAACTGTAGGTAAAGGTATCATTGGGAAAATGTCAGTAAACTAAATGATAGTGTTAAAAACGTATAAGCTTCGTTAGaaacaatgttttatatttatttacaatgtttattttgaatttttaaagataattctttttaaagagaggagaagggaggcacaAAGGGAGAGAAGTGTCAAatggttgcttctcacaggctccctgaccagggattgaactcccaacccaggcatatgtgccctgacttggaattgaactggcaagcTTTTGCTTTTGCAGGGTGATACTCATCCAGccaagccacagcagccagggcactaacatcaatttttttataaaaatgaaaatgtatgtaacTTTGCACACGTTTGAACAGTGTCTAATAAAGCTGAATACTTttttacagggaagaagaagttgGATGGGATACAGAGATTAAGGATGATGTGATTGAAGAATGTAATAAACATGGAGGagttattcatatttatgttgACAAAAATTCAGCTCAGGTAATCGTGATCTTTTTAATAAGCACAAATATGTTGCTGCTCTTTGCCTTAGCTTCAGATACTTAGGTCATACTATGATCATTGTTTGTCCTTAGAgtgttttttcttaaaggaaactTCAATATACTGACTAGATGTACACCCTCCAAGATAAAGACACTTTAAAACAATAGAGAATTACATAAATAACGTTGCTGCTTAGTGTTGAGATCTTGCCATGAAATCCTGGCATCTTATTTCATTCTTTGGCAGCtttcaaataatagaaaaaagtaCAGGAGATCTATGggagaacaaaaacatttttcagtGAAGTTCTAGGAGCACTACGTATTAGCTAGTACAACAATTACTATAGAGCAGTAAGTTTCCTATAGGCAAGTTGAATAAATCTATTGAAATTCTTGCTGTTTATGGCAGTGCCCTTaaccttttttgtgtgtattttaggGCAATGTGTATGTGAAGTGCCCATCAATTGCTGCAGCCATTGCTGCTGTCAATGCATTGCATGGCAGGTGGTTTGCTGGTGAGTTGGATCTTTTCTAGAAGAATATAATTAAGGCTCTAATGAATGGAATTGAAGATGTTAAActaactatctttttttttttccaacaggtAAAATGATAACAGCAGCATATGTACCTCTTCCAACTTATCACAACCTATTTCCTGATTCTATGACAGCAACACAACTACTGGTTCCAAGTAGACGATGAAGGAAGATATAGTCCCTTATGTACatagctctttttctttcttgagaatTCATCTTGAGTTATCTtttatttagataaaaataaagaggcaagGGTCTACTGTCATTTGTATACAATTCCTGTtaccttgaaaaaataaaaatgttaacaggaATTCAGTGTGCTCGTTCTCCCTAATTAGCAAATCCCACTGTATACAAAGCTGTTGTTCTCTTGTTCTGCCTTTTAAATGTACATGTAGAAAATTACATTAAAGATCTATAGGAATAGCTCTAGGGGAACAAATGTGCTTAATGTAAAAAGGCAGACAGGgatatgatgtttttaatgtttcatttcagAAGCCTAACTTTTTACACAGCAGTTACATTTCACATTTTTGCTAATGTTAATATTAGCTAATGGTTTAGCAGAGGTTTCTGAAATACATAGTGTACGGAAACTCAAGACAGCTTAAGGGCTGTTTGATTAACATCTCACATTCTGATCAATTGGCAAGAAAAGGTTTCCAAATTCCATTTTTTGAATGGTAtcttttcaattaatgtatctGTAAAAGTTTCTTTGTAAATATGTGTTCTGGTGTGTCTAAGGTTCCAAACAAAATGATCCCTGCATTTCCTCAAGATGTTTAGTGACAGTCTGGTAAGGCAAAGCAGTCTGAGCAAGAAATAGGAAATGCAGAAATAGGTTTTGTCTGGTTGCATATAATCTTTGCTCTTTTTAAGCTCTGTGAgctctgaaatatatttttgggtTACTTCAGTGTGTTTGACAAGACAGCTTGATATTTCTATCAAACAAATGACTTTCATATTGCAACAATCTTTGTAAGAACCACTCAAATAAAATTCTCTTAAAAAGGCCACAAGAaatcttcatttttgaaatgttttaaatagaaacatgaaaatagctgcttttttttttttgactttttgtaGTTATTCAGTATTTGCCTCTTCGGGAAAGTTCTTAGCAGAGTCTGGATAAAGTCATGCCCTAGAGTTGTCTCTGTACATATTCCTATGTGTTACTACATCTTGTcactttgcttatttatttaggGTAATGTATTAAAACAGGGATTTACAAAAAACAAAGTCATTTAGGCCTTAAGTGTCCTGTGGTTTTTGGGGGGCATCTTTGAAAATATGCTTTACTATTTAAATACTGAACAAAAAATGGTGTAAGTTCAAAGTGATTTCCCAAATTGATTTGATTGCATTTGTTACTTTATTATGGGATTTTGAGCTTTAACTTGGGTAGTAATCCTTCACTATCTGCTTAAATTTGTCTAAGTTGAACCTTGGACTGGGCATTTTGTTGCTCATAATGACTTCCttacccatttctttttctgtggaaTTGATCTGGCATTGAGACACAAGTGTTATATATACGGAGGCATCACAATTTTCTATCAATTCTTGATGAATAAAATTGCTTGCTTTAATTGATTCAGTTATTTGACCTGAAGAAATATGATTGAAATTAACTACTTTTTGAACACTGGGCAGCAGTGTTTCTTGGGCTGACTTACACTATCGATTTTTTTCTTTCGAGATTATCCATAAATTTTTTCTTAAGTCCTGATTTTGTCAAGTTCTGCCATCCTTTCCAGGGGCAGCAAAGGTATCCATATGTACACTGAGTttagagagtaagggagagacagaaacatcaattggttgcctcccactccACTTACCCCGAATAGGGATAGacctggcaaccttttggtgtactgggaAAACGATCCAATcaatgagccacctggccagagtgcCATTGGTATGATACAAGGTGGCAATGTAGCTCACTACTACAGAATAAAattttgaggtttttatttttagaggggaaaagaggaagggaaacaaaagtagtTAAAATTGCCATTCTGAGTGAAATCCTTCTGGTAAGTAATTGATGAGACTTGGGAAATCTGTAGCTACTGTTGCTATTCTGGAAGTGTCCCTGGATGCAGGTGCTGCTGCATTTGAGTGTCCTGTGTCCCCCAAACATTTCATTAAAGTTCCTTAAAATGTTAAAGTTTTCTTAGAATTTTGATAACAGTGGGTAATGCAGTTTGTAACAAAATCCGTGAAGGTCTCTGGCCTGAGTTGGTGAAGGGCATTTGACTCATTACTAAGACCCTACCTATCAAGTCAATTAGAGCTTTGTTGGGAGGCGGGAATCAGTTTCTACAGAATCATCTGGAATGGCCTAGATGGGTGTGAACTCAAGCACCTCGTGCAAAGCATAAAGTAGCAGgttttgattccaggtcagggcacatgcctgggttggggcctgtgggaaaggcaaccaattcatatttccctttctcatttctaaaatcaTCTGGAATTGATTTAGTTGAGAAGCTACAAAAGTGGTGGTGTGGTTTTGTTGCACGGTGGATAATTCATTTTTTCTGATCGAGCCAGCAGCTCTGGCCAAATTTTTGTATGAACTTATGCATTGTGACCTGGAGGAAGTGGAATATACTTGTAGCTTCAgtttttcacctttaaaatagtgataatagTATCGTTTATCAATGttaaaaggatggaaaatgtGGGTTTATTAGAATCTGGAAGGTTCCAGGTGTGGAAAATTTTTCTAACAATTTATCAGATTCAAGTCTAGTGAAAAGGACTAACAGCCTGCCTTACAAAATCTCTAACCAAGATCTTGGTCAAAATCTTTAACCAATAATAGGctaagaatgaagaagaaaactgCCTCCACACCAAGACGACTAAAAGTCTTTTTATTATAGTACATGGGTTGGGACTGATGGGACGGGGGTGGAAGTGGGCAACGATTGCCTTGATTAGCATCGGATGCCCATCCCGATAGCCATGAATGTGCCAAAGGTGCCGCCACTCTGCATCATGGTTTTCCCGATGCCGCCCATCAGCTCCCGACCCCGCATTCCAATCCTGAGAAAGGAGGAAACCGAGATGGGgccaatggaaacaaaaatactgTACAGAGCTAACTGCCCTTTTCCGGAGTGTTTTTAGTGATGAATAGAGCTTTCCGGAAGTCTGGCAGGACATCCCCCTCCATCTGGGATCTGAGACAGCCTTTAGTTTCTGGGAGTCAGCAAATGCAGTGTCAAATACACGGAAACCATATTCCTGTGGTTTTACTTCTAGAGTATATGTGTATGACCCTTAGTGTTCCCTAGTGTTTGAAGGGCTTGGATTCATTATATAGGCTGTCaagtataaaatatgaaacaacacAATTGTTGTGATAGCACCACAGCATTTAGCACAGTGATTGACACAGTAAGTTCTCAGTAAATGGTAATGTACAATCTGGAAAAATGGGAATAGTCTACTACATGTACAAAGGACATGTAGGGTGTAGGGTTTATCTGCTTCATTTCTACCATCCTGTTCACAGTACAGTAAAACTGCTCAACAAGTATCTTTCGCGACTTGCAATTGGAAATAATAGCAGTAAAAACCATTTGCTGAGCACTTAATATGTGCCAGATTCTGTGCTAAATGTGCTCTGATTCGGTCCTTACAGCTCTATGAGGTAGGTGTTACTGACCTCATTCTGTACGTGAGGAAACGCAGGCTCAGCTTGCCTAAGGTTACAGAACGAGTGGGCGCCACAGGGGAGGTTGAGTCAGAGCTCGTACTCTCAAGCACCGAGGATTCCAACCTGTCCTTCCAGACTTAGAGTGGTTAGGAAATCAGTCTCGCTCAGAGGACAGCGAGGAGATTGGAACGAGTTAAGGCTCTATTCGGGCTGCAGGAATGGGGCGGGAGGTCCGGTAATCCCGCCCAGAGGTCAccaccctcacccctcacctGAGACACGAAAAGGTGCCGAAGAGCGCCCCGGCCGCCATGCCCACGGCGCAACCCATCACAAAGCCCATCTTCACGCGGTCGAAGCAACTTGGCTGGGACTGTCCATAGGGACCCACGGCCACCGGCATCTGCGGGATTCGAAGATCAGAAAAATGCAGGCCTGGCCGCCATCCCGAAAGCCGGGCGGGGACCGGAGGAAACGAGGGTGGGGAGAGTGCACAAGGGTTCGAGGAAGTTCGGGAAGGAAAATCAGAGAGGAATCCAACTCCATCACCCTTTTAGCCTTCGGATCCCCGATCGCCCACCTCACCTCGCTCGCGGCCTCGGTAGCTCAGATCTACGTCTCACACGGAACGCCAGGCGGAGCGCACTCGTGGCCCGAGGAATGCTTCCGGGGCGCTGGACAGTACTTCCGGGAGTCCGCAGCTAAAGACTGCAACCGCTTGGGGATAGGGGCTGTGCCTTCGGGACGATGCTGCTGCGAACGGCTTGGAGGCGGGTGGCTGCGGCGGTGCCCCCAGTTCCGGGCCCGGGGCCCGAGGCGCCCACTCGGGGTCTGCGCCTGCGCGGTACGCCCCCGTGTCCCTGTCGCTGCCGCCCTCCCAGAAGGAGCGGACTTAACTCCTCTGCGCTTTGACGCATCCGAAATATTCTGTAGCCTCTCTCTTTTACCCGCTCCCCAGACGCTCTGACCCTTCCCCTTGGCTTCACCCCTCTAACTTTCTCAGTCTTGCCGCCTTAGTGACTTTGCCGCGACCTCCTCAGATCCTGTCCCGCAAACCCTCAGAGCCCTTGAGGCTTGGCCTTCAGAATTCTGGCCAACTTGTAGAGATGCTAGTCGTTTAGCCAGTGACCTTTAAAGGAGATTTTACCTACTCTGTCTCCACATTCCTTCTAAATGGCCTTGCCCTTTCAGACCCATCCCCACTCCCAACAATGTAATTTGAATATTGTGCCAGCATCCCCTTCTAAGAACCCTGTCTCTGTCCCTTACCTTCTTTCACAGTTTGCTCAACtcctctgatgttttctttttcattaagatTCAACCTCAACATTCCTTAAACTTATCTCCATCCGGCTTTTGCCTTCTGCTGTCTTGAATACTGTGTCCATAGTTGCATCCTTTCTCACTTGGCCCCTCCGTTCcctattttttgtcagttttAGACCATGCTCCCCAGTTTGCTGTTCCCTCAGATACAGCCACTGCTCCGGAGGTGGAGTCAGTGCTGCGACCTCTGTATATGGATGTGCAAGCTACAACTCCTCTGGTAAGGATGGAGGTGCAGCTCTTCCCAATGCTGTTTATAGGAATTATATTGTAGAAGTGACAACGTACAGAAATGGCTGGATCCTTGTAGAACTAAGAGCCATTGATCAGTGTGTGCTGGGAAAAGCTGTGAGCAAGGAATTAGGAGGCTTAAGTTATAGTCCACTAGAAATGGCTCAGCTACTTCCAAGCTATTGATCTTGTTCAAATCACTTCAGTGCAGGCACTATAATACTAGTTAAGCATGGGTTTGGAATTAGCAGGACTGCTACTTAGTAACTGAATTTGGGTAAGTAGTAAATGTATGAAGACATGAACCAGCCTTTAGCAGCTTGGCACATGATAAGCACTTGAATAGTAATGCAAGGTTTCACTAATATATGGACTCTGTCATGTCCTGGGCCCTTGTAGATCACATTTCCTGGCAGGAATGGAAACACCTGCAGAAATAGCTGTCAGGACAAGACAATGTTTGTAGATTACCCTGGGAGAAGGTAGAATAGCCTGATTTAAGATAGATTGGGAGTGGGAGCATATTAGATTGATGTTTGTTTCGTATCTGAGGGGCTGTAAGAATGTTTGCAGCCTAATCTAAGCAGTGTCTGAAGGTTTGGGAGTGTGTTGGGGGAGGTCTGAGGAAATGGAGTGGGACCTGAGTTAACTATGGGCTGAAGAAGACTGATCTATTCTGTTGTGCACAGGACCCTCGGGTGCTTGATGCCATGATCCCTTACTTTGTCAACTACTATGGGAACCCACACTCCCGGACACATGCTTATGGCTGGGAGAGTGAGGCAGCCATGGAACGTGCTCGCCAGGTTAGTCCAGATGAGTCTAGGAGGTACTGATGGCAAGATTCAGTGGCCTGTGGGAGGCATTACCTTCACGGTAAgtgtgggtggaggtagaaatGGTCTGGGGCTCTTTCAGAAAGAGATTCAGAGAGGAGGCCTTGGAGTCCCTCTGAAGGCATTTGATTAGTTCCCATATTTCCTAGCTAAatgacctttggcaagttatCTAATTTCTCCAAGCCTAAGTTTCCTTACATTGCAGATAAGATTGTAATAGTTCCTACTTCCTAGGGTTCTTGGgtgaattaaatgagacaatgctgACCATGATGTGTTTATTAATCCCCCCCAAATCAATAATGATTTCCTAaaaacacattattattattattattattatgtattgGGCTGGAAAAGAGCCTGGGATCTGGGACGTAACTGAATTTATCCTTGCCTGACCCTGCTAGGTGCAGAACTTCTTGGGCAGTTGATAGAATGCAGTGGAGCTTTTCTTGATCCAGAGCTCTGTCCTAACTGTATCCTATAGCCGACTATTTTCCTGGGGAACTGATGTTAATTATCTCTGTTTCTTGGTTTGCAGCAAGTAGCATCTCTCATTGGGGCAGATCCTCGTGAGATCATTTTCACTAGTGGTGCTACTGAATCCAATAATATAGCAATTAAGGTAAGAAAGGGGAACCGAAGGGCGTATCAGGTTTCTTGACTTGGGAGATGGTGTCCTTCTATCATCTGGGCTTATGCATGTATTTCCCAGCTACCTACTCCCACCCTATTGTAAAGAGAAGACACAAACACAGACTCTGATTTTTTTGTTCCTTCAACCCTTTGCTCCTATTGAACTGAATTTAGTAAGGTAGTTggagaggaaaggaagtgggTCTTGGACCATTAACCACTTGATTTTTTGGGACAGCAGCTACTTCAGAGATGGAATGATTTAGTCACAGTGAAGTCCAGAATGCATTTGTAATTGGGCATGT encodes:
- the ROMO1 gene encoding reactive oxygen species modulator 1 isoform X1, with amino-acid sequence MPVAVGPYGQSQPSCFDRVKMGFVMGCAVGMAAGALFGTFSCLRLESSVLESTSSDSTSPVAPTRSVTLGKLSLRFLTYRMRIGMRGRELMGGIGKTMMQSGGTFGTFMAIGMGIRC
- the ROMO1 gene encoding reactive oxygen species modulator 1 isoform X2, which produces MPVAVGPYGQSQPSCFDRVKMGFVMGCAVGMAAGALFGTFSCLRIGMRGRELMGGIGKTMMQSGGTFGTFMAIGMGIRC